In the genome of Malania oleifera isolate guangnan ecotype guangnan chromosome 5, ASM2987363v1, whole genome shotgun sequence, the window GTGCTCTGGATTGATAGCTAACTGTATGAAATCTAACCTTTTTCATGCAGGTATAAAAGAATATGACCTTGAGTGCTTCAACCAGGCTACAGGTTTCAACGTTGGATCTTTCCCTTTTCGTTACCTTGGGATCCCTTTGGCTACATCCAGACTGAACTCTAGTCATTACTCCCCTCTGATAAATAGGATTGCTGATTTGTTCAAGGGCTGGCCTGGCTTCACTTTATCCTACGCTAGGAAACTTTAGTTAATTAAGTCTAtcattcagggtgttgaatgctTTTGGTTATCTATTTTCCTAATCCCTAATAAAGTTTTGGAGCATGTTGTCAAATTATGCAGGGCCTTTCTTTGGGGTGGGAGGAAGAAGCCTTTGGTTGGTTGGAAGGATGTGTGTCTGCCAAAATCAGAAGGTGGTCTGGGGGTGATGGATCTAAAAGCCTGGAATCTTTCCTTGCTCACATAAACCCTCTAGAATATCCACTCTAAAAAAGACTCTCTCTGATCCAAATGGGTCAATTAAATCTACCTGAAAGGTTTGAATCTTTGGAAGGTCGGGATAAAAAATGATAACTCCCCACTATACAAAAAGCTCATTGGAATTAAGAACCAGATTATGTCAAAATGTGCCAACCACCTGGATGCAGTGCTTCAGCTTTTTGAGGAATGGGACCTCGACCATTCTAGCTCTTCCATTTGCTATAACTTCTGGAGAACTAAAGGAACTACGGTTCCTTGGTCCATGGTGGTTTAGAAGAGTGAAAGTACCCCTAAACATGCTTTCACTCTTTGGCTAGGAATTATAAGGaaactacctacttgtgataTGCTTATTGGTTTTGAAGGAGACCTATATTGTTCCTTTTGCTGACGGGAACATGAATCCAttgatcatatattttttaattgcaaTTTCTCCTCTCAGGTTTGGAACACTATTAGAAGTTGGCTGGGGCTCAACAGGGCTATGACAACACTTAGAGCTGCAGTAAAATGGCTACGAAAGGCGGTCAGGGACACGGGGATTCATTCGGTTGATAAGAGGGTTGACCTGGCCTCTACTGTTTATCTcatatgaaatgccagaaatagGAAAAGGTTTGAAGGAAAATCCATATCCCCAATAGAGTTGATTGTGACTATtcagaaacatatatacacagtgGTATATGACAAATTTGGGCTACACACAGATGGTGAAGTTTAACCTCATTTTGGATCTTATTGTATGAGTTTTGGATTGTAGTAATGGGCCAAAAGGCCCCTAGATTGAGCTCTCTTAAGATCCTGAGTGTTGTCTTATTACTTGTAATTTTGATGGGGCTCATTTCCCCCTTATATCTGGGTATGCCCAGTGTTCCAggtaaatactcattttgatcaatacatttactCTTCGATAAAAAAAACAGTATGATAAATTAATAGATCATCGACTCTCTTTGTGCTAGAAATAGCGGCAACAAATGGAAcatgttaatatttaaatatttcttactcaataataaaatatataaagatttccctatttaattaaatataattagtgtatatttatagtatatgactgttatattaattttttttgataaaaaaacatttttaactaaattacaaacTGTAAATTAtaagtgaaaattttaattaataattgattCTTCACTCAAATAAttcagaaaataatttaattaataatgaaaaCTTGGTAGACAGAAAATCTCGCTatttcaagtagcgagatttaactaaattaaaataagtgaaaatttaaattaataattaattcttCACTCAAATAATCCACAAAACAAAATTAGGGGTACAACACAAAAAATCTCTCTACTCCGAGATTTAAATGTCAGGCCTATTCTCGCAGAGATGCGTGACAgtcaaatctcgctactccaagtagcgagattttcttaATGTCAACACTTGACAAATCTCGTTACTTGGAGTAGTAAGATTTAAATGTCAGGCCCATTCTCGCAGAGACGCGTGGCAgctaaatctcgctacttcaagtagcgagattttcttaATGTCAACACGTGGcaaatcttgctacttggagtaacgagattacgtcagagtcattctgagaaatatttcccagaaaggggtattatttaatttttttttttaaaagataatcgGGGAAAAAACTCTAATGAATTCAGCTAGTTGTCAGCTCAAATGACTACCATATGTTGATTTCTATTCCAAGAAAAAAACCACCTCTTGGAAATTGAACCACTGAAACTCTTGACATTACCACCATCAAAGCAACAAAATTCAATATCAGCTCAAAATTATTATCTTTAGGGTCCATTTTCATTGTTTTTATTTGCTTCATACAGCTAAAAAAACACAGCTTTTTTTTAAAGTCATACAGAGTGAGCTTTAGGGATCTTCTAGCTTTTATTATTCTTGGTAATATTCTTCACCATGTCTTGTGTTTTTTTTCCAAGGTAACAGTTTtataaaatgcaatacaatggAAGATTTCTGTGCCTCAAATCATATTTCCCACCATTTTTTGAGAAGGTTTGGCATCAAGCTAAATGTCATTTGTGAGCAACGCTATGTGAGCAGTGCCCGCAGAAGATGCAGGCAATGGTCCCAATAGATGCTATGTAAGCAGTGCCTGCAGAAGATGCAGGCAATGGTCCCAATAGTCCTTAATAGCATTATGCCACAACAAATGACTAAAAGAGCTGAGGTAGGAAAAAATAAGACAGCTAACTGTGCAATGAAATATGATAATAGAACAAGAAACACCCAATACCAATAGCATCTAATATAGAAAAGTTAAAAAACTGAAGATGGAAACATGATGTTGAACCAAAAAACCATAACTATTTGATCAGTGAAGCTTAATCAGACTAAAAATAACATGACAGAAGCCCATATGGCTAATGATTCCTCAGTTGAGAATCTTGAGATATTATaccaattttttgtatttttgtttcacATCCTAAAATAATAACAGTAAATGGAAACCTAACCAAAATTCATGTATATGTTGTTAAAGCTTCAAATTGTATCCCAGAGGTCTGCAGAGGCTGATGTCGACACAGCATAAATGCTTCTCAAAGTAGAATCTTGGAACCCAGAATGCTTCAAGCTCGAAATAGGAAGGAATAATCTTTTTTTCTGCAGTAACAAGTTTTAGTAATCTTATGAGTTCGCtcagaaatagaaatagaaatacaatattataatacaaGTTGACAAACTAGCCATAATTTGTCTCATTTGAGACACCCTCTATTAATTAAATGGAAATAATAGTTATAAAAACTAAATATGTCCATATCAGATATATCAGCATTCCATCAGAAGCACGAAATCATTAGCCTCCAAACTTACAGACAGCAGAAGCAGAATTGCTGCCCATGAGCCCAACTGGGTTAGTAACTATGCAATCCTTAAACCAAAAGTCATATGCACTGCAGAAACTTTGCACACTTAGAGATAGAATATTAATTATTGTGTGTACTTAAACCAAAAGTTTAACAATGTTTCATGTCCTAAGTGGCAATTACTTAATCTCTAATTTAGCCTGCAAGCCATGAGTTCAAGATCTGTGCATTCCATAATCTGAACTTAACTTCCTAATTCCTCAAACTTAAAGTTGTCATATGTGACAAACTAAGGAGAAAAGAACtaagaaaaatcatattttcttagttttcatgGTGTGTATGTCattaacttttcaaaattatttggaAAATTCTCTTGAAATCAAACTACATCATACTACCATTGTAGTGTGTGAGTTTGAAAGCCATTGCTGGATGCAAGCCTAGCAAAATTATCACCACACAATTATTGCTATAGtgacataaaaaaaattaaattcctcACAAAAGGAGGCTGCAAATTTAAAAAatccaaataaaaaataatcaaacgAGCACACAAGATAGGCCTCTTATAATTTCCTTAACAAATTAGAGCCCTACTTTCCATGAATTTCCAAAGGACCAAAAATCAAAACACTACCCAAGTTTGGGGGCATCGAGGTCAATCAATTGGTTGTCTGTGAAAACAATTTAAGGTTAGAAATCATGCTCAAAACACAACCTTcattttttttaccaaaataatGTAGACTTAATGAGAAAAAAAATCCCAATTCAATTCATGGCAGTCCCAAAAGTCTACCAAAATGTGTTAGCTGTGTCAAACCAAATTTAGATATCATCTCATCTATAGATTTGATTCCATTGATGAGCTTGACTGTATAAAGTACAATACATTTGGTAAAATTTACAGGAAACAGACCCAAAAATGAATTTCCAGAACTTAAAAAGGCTTTTGATAGAAGTAGTCTCAGAAGTtgaaccaaacactttcaagctTCCTTTCCTTCTATTCCTACAACTTCCTCAGCTACAGAACTAATTTACTTTTTGCTGTAGATTACATAACCGTTTAGGGTTCATTTAATTAACAATCCAAATTCCTAAATAAGAGACTTTGCAAATCAGCCAAGTGGTCATCAAGCATGAAGGATAAGAAGAAACCGTCTAATATACTCATCAACCCTCTGTTTGATTCCCGAGAGAAAGGAGGGAAAATAAACAGAAGAGGGAAAAAGTTTGTAAATtagaaaaaaggggaaaaaaataataataataatgctaccgCGCCTTAACTCCGCCGAATAATTGAAAACAGCTTATTGTGATTAAACTATTCAGGTATCTCGCGGATCAAAGCAACagtatataataattaattaaagagTACAAATAATTTCAGTTTTCTTTCGTTCCCCTCAATTTTCCCGCACTTCGCTGGCAAACAAACAGAGAAAAGGGAAAACGATCGTACTAACCAGGAAGGGAAGGAAGAATTGGAAATCAACAGTCCTTGCACTTTTACTCAACACTTTTCACAGGAGTAGCCGAGGGATTTGTAGACTCTTCCAAGGGAGGGACCCAGTCGCCGTAAACCCACTCGCGGTGCAGCCGCAGATCCTTCCCGTTAAAGTCGATCTGCTCGCGAGAGTGCCGGAAGAAGACGGAGTAGCGGTCGCCGCCGGGGAGGACGGCCGTGACGACGCCCTCCCACCAGCCGTCGTTGTAGAAGGCGTCGACCTCGTCGCTGAAGCAGAACCGGCGGCCGGGAGGTTCGCACGGTGGAAGAGGCCGCACGAGGACCGCGTTGACGAACTCGCGGAGGGGTTTCTTCTTGTCGTTGGTGGCAACGAGGGTGTGGTACTGGACTAAGACTTTGCGGTTCTTCCGGGAGACTCCGCGCAGGACTTTGGCTGTGTACCAGGAGCCGAGGAGGCCTTGCTCGTCGCTGCTCACTTCTACCTCCGCTCCCTTACTGAAAAACTTATCTTCTTGTTCCATCGCTGCTCGCTGAGGAATACCGTCGGGTTGATACTTCAGTTGCCGGAGCGAGACAGAAAGAGGCACCGTTCACGAATTTTCCGGCGGGCTGTGCAGTGCTGTGGTACCCGTGAGCAGAAACTCCGTTTTTAACTTTCTATAAATAAACCCCTCGCTATTTAACAggccttaaaaataaaaaataaaaaaaactttcttGAGTTCCTATTATGGCAACTAaatatatttctaatttttaaaattataaaaaagtttATAAACTATCACACACGGAATGAATTAAACTtggtgatttttttattttttatttttacactaGATCATTAAGGTGCCATTTAAAAATAAGGaatcataaaaaaattcaaagaaatttattttttcttggttatgaaaagtaaggagaaatataaaaaatatattaaataaataaattttaatgttatatattattaatattaatttttcttaattttaaatcatgttaaaaaattttaattttaatttatatttttccatTTAATAAAATTAGTACACGGTAGTTTTTAATATTTGAAGAattgtaatatataatttatgcaaaattatttatatttaatcaaattcctATGTGTAAAATTAGTTTTTACTgtttaatttgaataaaattgtgatacattatTTATAATTAGATTAACATTTACATAAATTCGATTTCATGCGCATACATAAAAATAATCTCCACTATTAAACCATTAAGATATAACGAGAAccacaaaatataaaatttgacatatttcatattttacgaATCCTCAAATAGTTTAATATTCATTCAAAATATGAGTTGCATACACCAATGGTCATCAatattaacaaaataaataacaTTGGTATCAaacttaattttaatattatCGAAACTAAAGTTTTGTATAATTATACATaacattataatattttaattttcatgctttgacttttgaaaatttttgttctACTACAATTTCATCATTGGAGCTTAAAATTTTAAGAACTAAGTTGTTAGAACTAAAGCATTAAGAAATTACTTGCTATTAATGATACACCAAAAATATGTAGCTCGTACAGTTACATATGATCGTGCAACAACAAAGACATGCATAGAGTTTTTTACTTGGTTTTGTATGCTCCTATTATAACCGATTTTTCACGAACATGTAGTTGATTTCATGTTTATTCTGTTTTGAAACACTCTTTTACATCTAAACAAAGTTAGTTAATGAGGGCTTAAAGATGCAATTTTTTTCAATAGCTAGGTAAGAGTAATGAATGTTATCCCCTACTCATTACAACACATGAGAGGGATACAAATAGCCAAGAGTGAAGAGGGGTGTTTATTCCTTGagtggtttttaatttttttttataaattttttaaagcaTGTACATTCTTAGTAGGAGTAAATTTTGTAAAAAATTCAATAAAGTGTCTTCCTAAAATTGATCCTCACGCTCGAGGGTCTGATAAAGTTAAAAATGGGACAGGATAGTCCACCAAGATCTCATAAAACCACCTCACATACTCACATCTGCATTCGATTAATCCAGACGACGAACCAGGGGGAAGGCCGCCATCCCATGGGTTTGGTGCCGCATAGGGGGGTCCGATTAGGGCTCGTCTATGGCCGGAGttcccataataataataataataataagtaccCAATGTTTTAATTGCAACTTATTGGTGGGGAAAAAACACTTGTTCATTGAGCAATTGAAAAGAGGCAGTGCATAGAAGAGAAAGAAAGGGCATCTTCAACTTCAAAGACTAATCTTAAACCAATCAGGGGCTTGTCTGAAAAAGCTAAAGGTAAAGAttgtaataaaaaaatttataactcTCACAATAAAACAAGTACAAAGTTGTTTTACAACATTCATACCCAAACACATGCACATTTGTAGTTGGAAAAAAATTTTGTAGACATTTCAATAGTGTCCTCTAAAAATCATATATGCTCATTTCTATTTGCACTTGTTAAAGCAGACAACTTTCATGGCAGAACAAGCACAAAGTTTTTTTACAACATCATACCTAAAACATGCACATTTATAGTTGGAacaaattctataaaaattttggcagagctTCCCCTTAAAATTGGATATGCCTATCTCTATTCACATCTATTATAAAAGATAACTTTTATGTACAGCAAAAGAAACACAAAGTTAGTTTACAACATTCATACCAAAAACATGCACATTCATAGTAGGAACAAATTCTATAACAAATTTCGGTAGAGTGTCGGAGCGGCAAAGTGTCCTCTAAAAATCGGATATGCTCATTTCTATTTGCACCTATTAAAGGAGAAAACTTTTATAGCAAAACAAGCACAAAGTTGTTTACAACATTCATACCCAAAACATGCATATTCATAGCAAGAacaaattctataaaaatttcaatagtCCCCTTAAAATTGGATATGCCCATATCTATTTACACTTGTTATAAAATATAACTTTCACAAGAGAACAAGTGCAAAGTTGTTTTACAACATTCATACCAAACCATGCACATTTGTAGTAggaaaaaaaattctataaaaattttggcagtgTGCTTCGAAAATCGGATATGCTCATTTCTATTTGCACCTATTAAAGGAGACAACTTTTATAGTAGAAAAAACACAAAGTTTTTTAACAACATTAATTCATACCTAAAATATGCACATTTGTAATAGGAACAAATTCTGTAAAAATTTTGATAGAATGTCCCGTTAAAATCGAATATACCAATCTCTGTTCACAACTGTTAAAGGAGACAACTTCCATAGAAGAACAAGCACAAATTTGTTTTAGAACATTCACACCCATAATATGCACGTTCATAGTACGAACAAATTCTATAAAAAACTTCCAAAAAAATCTCCTTTGAAAATCGGATATGCCTATTTCTATTTGTACTTGTTAAATAAGACAACATCCATAGCAAAACAAGTGCAAAGTTGTTTGACAACTTTTATACCCAGAATATGCACATTTATAGTATGATCAAATTCGTAAAAAATTTAGCCGAGTCTCCTTTGGAAATAAGATATGTCCATTTTTATTTGCGCTTGTTAAATGGGACAACTTGTTGTTCGTCATATGTGCAttggaagcacacaatcacacaacgaattaatcaacaaacaactaatgcaatcactcgatgatgtAATATACTGAAGAAGCAAACACTCAGTAATGAGAAGAATGAAAATAAAaccaaaagacacaagatttatgtggtttggtaatttacctacatccacgggagcagcaACTTCGTTTTCCACTATGAACGATATCAAAGCTTACAATAGGGTTATAAATCATTAAGTATATGCGAACCCTAAACGTACAGGAACCTTATATCCTATCTAAACAATCCCTGTAGCAATCACTGGAGAAAATCCCTCTGATTATCCCAATCTACTGGCCTCCCGATTTGAATTACGTGACTTGCGCCGACTAAAACCGTTGACGTTTTGGAGTAGAAAGAAACACCTTTGCATTTTGACTGAAACCGTTGGCGATTAGGGCTCAAACTATCGACCGTTATCCCTctatgtaatgaccccaaaaatatatacgattaaagcataataataataataataataataataataataataataataataataataataataataatcgtcattaagttaatatcaatacagaggTGCATTTCTacaggatccttgattccatgtttgatgcctaagaaagaccttatcttagcgagtattcagagaccattgcggctcagtcgctccctagaggttggTCTGgccaaaatggaatttcataagataaatatggtagacactgtttatacacgtaaataagtacatatatataaaataatgttttgactgacataatttgtagaaatgtataataataataataataataataataatatgggtATCCTATACagacccacaagaccatgtggacccacatgagtcccaaaactATGTGAGGTCCATATGAGTCCTAAAGTTGTGTAGGGTCCATAAAACCGTGTGAAAACTATTGAAGTTACGTAGGACGtacttgggtctcgaaattgtgcagggctcacaagaccatgtgggaatcacatgagtttttgaaattcaaacttaattaaaaaaaaaaaaaaaactaaaacatagcttaaaataatagcaatgataataataatgatttcaaaaaataattaattaagtaaattaattacaaattaattaaatgggagtgtcggcaagcactcctATTTTCTCCACATGTACcctcatccccatcccatacctcCCATCCCAAacccatcccatgcccattccttgctcattcttttattttaaaaaaattataatttcacccctctccccacacttttacaaattccattctcttccctaaaattttcctataaataggaagctctcaaccttcatttttcacaaaaaaaatttcaaaggaagagaatgattggtgagtgaaagaattagtggtggaaggagaatttttgttataattaaaattctcactcgcccactctttccgatctctttttttttttttttttgaaatattcgtTATAATCGtatcacaaggttaagtaagaggtaagtaaatttaatttGTTATGATCGTATCATAAGGTTAaataagaggtaagtaaatttgattgtgttatatttttatttaaaattcatatccgagtttatttgtaagtaaattttgattatgtaagttattttcataaaattctctcgaatttatttttacgtatatttaattatactagttttatctttaatatacttgcgtttatttttaagttaagaaatgttctaaaccctcGAGTAttttaataaaaaccaaaatcacataactcagtagatcataattcacttggacccgtgggtatcacggatacatcagaacatataacggaagcctaagcagtaggaaatatacaatcatatacatcttgttataccatacatcacaataccagagttactataaccattgtatttatatacacacagtacacaacccaaaagatatcttagggccatcccacaaaatacatccaaccctatcaaaacacttacccttctagaagggcaaatcaacagtactagatcagcggtgctttacccgctctcctattaggggctcctgaaatgtttatggaattcggggtgagatacctctcagtaagggaaataaactaacactagtgtgtgacaacatgagcatttctgtgatacaTATGcataatcatgaacataactagtaaaactgtatgtatatttctgggaaaacaagtataatcaaaacatgacagaacataatggtttctataacataattcatctcatataaataataatacaaaacaaacatcCCTAGAAGGTTAGCtaactattgtcatgtattacccccacatgactaggttgtgtggcccgaaggcgagacctgagaatggttgaccgaccactaccgagtcaataGTACAttctaatgggtctgccagacctggtcagTACAtcaagggcgctcacacactttttaaaaccacatcgaccatccaatctcacaccactccgtatagcagtgttaacacagatatcatgatcataatgACCATGGAAACATAGCAGTAGTACCGTgaaagtgctagcttagaccaaaccaaccaggttctgctATTATATAGCATATACGAAAACTATGATACATgtatatttcataccattaattatcaaatcaatcatatcattttgcatatatacgtatatcataaaaatcatcgctCCGTAAGCCgacaaatcatatctatagctcaacccgtatgctagtaaatcatatccatggctcagcccatacgccggcaaatcatatacatagctcagcccatacgctggaaaatcatatccatagctcggctcgtacactagcaaatcatacacatagctcggcctgtatgtcggcaaacatatcaaaatctcggcttgtgtgccgattttccattataaaaatctgtatcattaacacattcctagaaaacagtattttataacaatttctactcgtaccacactaaacaggtttttcgtatatttaacataccatcatttttaatagtattttcccaaatataaatcatatataaatatatttattccCTTAAAATcgaatgctataatattatacatatttttcatagaaaactagcttagtttatccctttacttgaGTCCTGAGAAGCCCCTAcgagaaatactcctgcacccgcaaggCTCCCCTCTCAATACCCTGAAAcgacatttcccagaactaaagttctgTATTTCTATgtatactacgctttctacaactatcaagaaaccaaatactggATAGAAactcttaccctggatttgggatggtttttaactcagccccaccgactaTCCGTCttggtaaacttggagagaacttcgccaggagcgtcgtagtggcttcggatcgtcgaactggcgaGAATACGGCCCGAGATCATAGAGAAAAGGTAGGAGGcgcgtagaggagagagagagtgtgagaattTCTGAGTTTTGTGCGTTTAGAtgaagttttaggctatttatactaggggattcgttgacgagccacgtcacctcgtcgacaagtccttcagaaagttcgtcgatgaacctaaaccctcgttgatgaatttcagacttccaaaaatcctctcttggtatcttctcgtcgacaagacgcaACTTATCAATGAGAttctgaagaaccctcgtcgacaaaacccttgtgttcgtcaacgaaatcggctgcctccttctgttcctatttccatttccctttcttttattatttaaataccattattcttctggTCGTTACATAttcgttgcatatttcacgaaaatatgagtaaagatgacatgagttgatttttttacattgcgtatttcacgaaaatatgattaaaaatgagattttcatgatattattttaattgtaaaaattatataataagatgttttcaaaatccCTTATGTAGGGACTCGAAtccgaaaaataaataaagaaaagagaagggaaattaaaaagggtaaaacagctaagctcgtcgacgaggctccatttctcgttgatgaagtctcTTCTGTTGCTCGGCAACGAGACACAGGGAcccatcgatgagaagataccgagggattttTAGAGATTCTAAAATCTCAAGTTCATCGACAAGGTCACTTTCTTGGCCACGAGCGACCTTCTtcagctcatcgacgagaactctGACTAGTTGACGAGACTGGCcgggtcaacctagttataaatagaatattcctTTCTTCCTTGCTAAGTtatctccattctctctctctctctctctctctctctctctctctctagaacttgaaccagctcactctctctctaagatttcatgtTGTTTGTTGCCggaatcaacaatccgacatcCCTACGTGGATTAGGaagagaatctctacagttatagcggatcagattttccatttgaggattttcaggttttttcctaaaatcgaggtaaggatctgatttcatttttggttcagtagatatgtagtagttgggattatagtgaagtattgtt includes:
- the LOC131154814 gene encoding protein AGENET DOMAIN (AGD)-CONTAINING P1-like; translation: MEQEDKFFSKGAEVEVSSDEQGLLGSWYTAKVLRGVSRKNRKVLVQYHTLVATNDKKKPLREFVNAVLVRPLPPCEPPGRRFCFSDEVDAFYNDGWWEGVVTAVLPGGDRYSVFFRHSREQIDFNGKDLRLHREWVYGDWVPPLEESTNPSATPVKSVE